Proteins encoded by one window of Methanomassiliicoccaceae archaeon:
- a CDS encoding epoxyqueuosine reductase translates to MDTGYNAVLSSLNGLGISIIGSCSADDWDTDPLVSSTVPPEGRPRSLMPGCMSALVIGIPVQKCIIDTSPSIWYREHYKVLNAYLDMAAERAVLEFERNGISAVAIPRDGYMGIKGLQKSPSSFFSHRHSAYLCGLGTFGMNGMILTEEYGPRIRLVTVLTEAVLPEGHVRVGHICNRCGKCIRSCPAHAITDSIYPDGKFDVGACVDRHVSLASDGTSPCGICIGVCPIGSDARRQGPAGAALKNIRSYRL, encoded by the coding sequence ATGGATACCGGGTACAATGCTGTCTTATCATCGCTCAACGGCCTCGGGATAAGTATCATAGGATCTTGCAGCGCAGATGACTGGGACACCGATCCACTGGTATCGTCCACGGTGCCGCCGGAAGGAAGGCCCAGATCTTTGATGCCGGGATGTATGTCGGCACTGGTGATTGGAATTCCGGTCCAAAAATGCATAATTGATACGTCGCCATCGATCTGGTACAGAGAGCATTACAAGGTTCTGAACGCATACTTGGACATGGCGGCGGAACGGGCGGTCCTGGAATTCGAACGCAACGGCATATCCGCCGTGGCCATTCCCCGCGACGGATATATGGGCATAAAGGGGCTCCAGAAAAGTCCTTCGTCCTTCTTTTCCCATAGACACTCCGCATACCTGTGCGGCCTCGGGACGTTCGGAATGAACGGTATGATCCTGACCGAGGAATATGGCCCCAGGATCAGGCTTGTTACAGTGCTCACCGAAGCAGTGCTACCGGAAGGACACGTGAGGGTCGGGCATATATGCAACAGATGCGGCAAATGTATCAGATCGTGTCCTGCCCACGCTATCACCGATTCGATTTACCCTGACGGGAAATTCGACGTCGGCGCCTGCGTGGACCGGCATGTCAGCCTCGCCTCCGATGGCACTTCGCCTTGCGGCATATGCATTGGTGTGTGCCCGATAGGTTCCGACGCCCGCCGGCAGGGGCCGGCGGGGGCGGCTCTTAAAAATATAAGAAGCTACAGACTATGA